Proteins from a genomic interval of Geodermatophilus obscurus DSM 43160:
- a CDS encoding DNA-directed RNA polymerase subunit beta' produces the protein MLDVNFFDELRIGLASGDDIRQWSHGEVKKPETINYRTLRPEKDGLFCEKIFGPTRDWECYCGKYKRVRFKGIICERCGVEVTRAKVRRERMGHIELAAPVTHIWFFKGVPSRLGYLLDLAPKDLEKIIYFAAYLITSVDDETRHRDLPTIEAEISAEKHNLESRRDADVEARQQKLEADLAELEAEGAKSDVRRKVREGGEREMRQLRDRAQREIDRLEEVLDTFRKLEVKQLIADEGLYRELRDRFGEYFEGGMGAAALQKLLADFDLDAEAASLRETIRSGKGQRKLRALKRLKVVAAFLQTRNSPMGMVLDCVPVIPPDLRPMVQLDGGRFATSDMNDLYRRVINRNNRLKRLLDLGAPEIIVNNEKRMLQESVDALFDNGRRGRPVTGPGNRPLKSLSDLLKGKQGRFRQNLLGKRVDYSGRSVIVVGPQLKLHQCGLPKQMALELFKPFVMKRLVDLNHAQNIKSAKRMVERARPVVWDVLEEVITEHPVLLNRAPTLHRLGIQAFEPQLVEGKAIQIHPLVCTAFNADFDGDQMAVHLPLSAEAQAEARILMLSSNNILSPADGRPITAPTQDMVLGLYHLTTLVPSRHEADGGQPAAYGSTAEAIMAFDKGALGLQERALIRLDEVFGVDNGKVNEPWEQPEDWAPGQPALVRTSLGRVLFNEALPEDYRFVNYQVPKKELGAIVNDLAERYPKVQVAATLDALKSAGFRWATRSGVTIAIDDVVTPPAKQEILDRHEAEARQIERQYERGVITDAERRGELIEIWTRARAEVSQAMVDNFPTTNPVWVMVNSGARGNMMQISQIAGMRGLVANPKGEIIPRPIKANFREGLSVLEYFISTHGARKGLADTALRTADSGYLTRRLVDVSQDVIIREEDCGTERGVIMPIATSVDGVLTRDPHAETSVYARALATDVVAEDGTLIAQANSDLGDVLIQALVDAGVSEVKVRCVLTCESLLGTCATCYGRSLATGKLVDVGEAVGIIAAQSIGEPGTQLTMRTFHTGGVAGEDITHGLPRVVELFEARVPKGKAPIAELAGTVRIEDGEQFRKLTITPDDGSDEVVYDKLSRRSRLRVEDGAHVEVGEQLTEGAVDPHEVLRIMGPREVQLHLVREVQEVYRSQGVSIHDKHIEVIIRQMLKRVTIIDSGATEFLPGALVERTLFETENRRVVAEGNEPASARPVLMGITKASLATESWLSAASFQETTKVLTDAAIQGKSDSLLGLKENVIIGKLIPAGTGISRYRNITVEPTEEARAAVYTMAGYDDGQYYSPDVFGQGSGEAVRLEEYDWRG, from the coding sequence GCTCCGCATCGGTCTTGCCAGCGGCGACGACATCCGTCAGTGGTCGCACGGTGAGGTGAAGAAGCCCGAGACCATCAACTACCGGACGCTGCGTCCGGAGAAGGACGGTCTCTTCTGCGAGAAGATCTTCGGTCCCACGCGGGACTGGGAGTGCTACTGCGGCAAGTACAAGCGCGTCCGCTTCAAGGGCATCATCTGTGAGCGCTGCGGCGTCGAGGTGACCCGCGCCAAGGTGCGGCGTGAGCGGATGGGCCACATCGAGCTGGCTGCGCCGGTCACCCACATCTGGTTCTTCAAGGGCGTCCCCTCGCGCCTGGGCTACCTGCTCGACCTGGCGCCCAAGGACCTCGAGAAGATCATCTACTTCGCGGCCTACCTGATCACCTCGGTCGACGACGAGACGCGTCACCGCGACCTCCCGACCATCGAGGCCGAGATCAGCGCGGAGAAGCACAACCTCGAGAGCCGCCGCGACGCCGACGTGGAGGCCCGCCAGCAGAAGCTGGAGGCCGACCTCGCCGAGCTCGAGGCCGAGGGCGCCAAGTCCGACGTCCGCCGCAAGGTGCGCGAGGGCGGCGAGCGCGAGATGCGCCAGCTGCGCGACCGCGCTCAGCGGGAGATCGACCGCCTCGAGGAGGTGCTCGACACCTTCCGCAAGCTCGAGGTCAAGCAGCTCATCGCCGACGAGGGCCTCTACCGCGAGCTGCGCGACCGCTTCGGTGAGTACTTCGAGGGCGGCATGGGTGCCGCGGCGCTGCAGAAGCTGCTCGCCGACTTCGACCTCGACGCCGAGGCCGCCTCGCTGCGCGAGACCATCCGCAGCGGCAAGGGCCAGCGCAAGCTGCGGGCCCTCAAGCGGCTGAAGGTCGTCGCGGCGTTCCTGCAGACGCGCAACTCGCCCATGGGCATGGTGCTCGACTGCGTGCCGGTCATCCCGCCGGACCTGCGCCCGATGGTGCAGCTCGACGGTGGCCGCTTCGCGACCAGCGACATGAACGACCTGTACCGCCGCGTGATCAACCGGAACAACCGGCTGAAGCGTCTGCTGGACCTCGGGGCCCCCGAGATCATCGTGAACAACGAGAAGCGGATGCTCCAGGAGTCCGTGGACGCGCTGTTCGACAACGGCCGCCGCGGCCGGCCGGTCACCGGCCCGGGCAACCGTCCCCTCAAGTCCCTGAGCGACCTGCTCAAGGGCAAGCAGGGCCGGTTCCGCCAGAACCTGCTCGGCAAGCGCGTCGACTACTCCGGCCGTTCGGTCATCGTCGTCGGCCCGCAGCTGAAGCTGCACCAGTGCGGCCTGCCCAAGCAGATGGCCCTGGAGCTGTTCAAGCCCTTCGTCATGAAGCGGCTGGTCGACCTCAACCACGCGCAGAACATCAAGTCCGCCAAGCGGATGGTGGAGCGCGCGCGGCCGGTCGTGTGGGACGTGCTCGAGGAGGTCATCACCGAGCACCCGGTGCTGCTGAACCGGGCGCCGACGCTGCACCGTCTGGGCATCCAGGCCTTCGAGCCGCAGCTGGTCGAGGGCAAGGCCATCCAGATCCACCCGCTCGTCTGCACCGCGTTCAACGCGGACTTCGACGGTGACCAGATGGCGGTGCACCTGCCGCTGTCGGCCGAGGCGCAGGCCGAGGCCCGGATCCTGATGCTGTCCAGCAACAACATCCTGAGCCCGGCCGACGGTCGTCCGATCACCGCGCCGACCCAGGACATGGTGCTGGGCCTGTACCACCTGACCACCCTGGTGCCCAGCCGGCACGAGGCCGACGGCGGTCAGCCGGCGGCCTACGGCTCGACCGCCGAGGCGATCATGGCGTTCGACAAGGGCGCGCTGGGTCTGCAGGAGCGGGCGCTCATCCGCCTCGACGAGGTGTTCGGCGTCGACAACGGCAAGGTCAACGAGCCGTGGGAGCAGCCGGAGGACTGGGCTCCCGGTCAGCCGGCGCTGGTCCGGACCAGCCTCGGCCGGGTGCTGTTCAACGAGGCCCTGCCCGAGGACTACCGCTTCGTCAACTACCAGGTGCCGAAGAAGGAGCTCGGGGCGATCGTCAACGACCTCGCCGAGCGCTACCCCAAGGTGCAGGTCGCGGCGACGCTGGACGCCCTCAAGTCCGCCGGCTTCCGCTGGGCCACCCGCTCGGGCGTCACGATCGCCATCGACGACGTCGTGACCCCGCCGGCCAAGCAGGAGATCCTCGATCGGCACGAGGCCGAGGCCCGGCAGATCGAGCGCCAGTACGAGCGCGGCGTCATCACCGACGCCGAGCGTCGTGGCGAGCTGATCGAGATCTGGACCCGCGCGCGGGCCGAGGTCAGCCAGGCGATGGTGGACAACTTCCCGACCACCAACCCGGTCTGGGTCATGGTCAACTCGGGCGCCCGAGGCAACATGATGCAGATCAGCCAGATCGCCGGTATGCGCGGCCTGGTGGCCAACCCGAAGGGCGAGATCATCCCGCGGCCGATCAAGGCCAACTTCCGGGAGGGTCTGTCCGTGCTGGAGTACTTCATCTCCACGCACGGTGCCCGCAAGGGCCTGGCGGACACGGCGCTCCGCACCGCGGACTCCGGGTACCTCACCCGCCGGCTGGTCGACGTCTCCCAGGACGTCATCATCCGCGAGGAGGACTGCGGCACCGAGCGCGGCGTGATCATGCCGATCGCGACCTCGGTCGACGGCGTGCTCACCCGTGACCCGCACGCGGAGACCAGCGTCTACGCCCGTGCCCTGGCCACCGACGTGGTGGCCGAGGACGGCACGCTGATCGCGCAGGCGAACTCCGACCTGGGTGACGTGCTCATCCAGGCGCTGGTGGACGCCGGTGTCTCGGAGGTCAAGGTCCGCTGCGTCCTGACCTGCGAGTCGCTGCTCGGCACCTGCGCCACCTGCTACGGCCGGTCGCTCGCGACCGGCAAGCTGGTGGACGTCGGCGAGGCGGTCGGCATCATCGCCGCCCAGTCGATCGGTGAGCCCGGCACCCAGTTGACGATGCGCACCTTCCACACCGGTGGTGTCGCGGGTGAGGACATCACCCACGGTCTGCCGCGTGTGGTGGAGCTCTTCGAGGCCCGCGTCCCCAAGGGCAAGGCCCCGATCGCCGAGCTGGCCGGCACTGTCCGCATCGAGGACGGCGAGCAGTTCCGCAAGCTCACGATCACCCCGGACGACGGCTCCGACGAGGTCGTCTACGACAAGCTGTCGCGCCGGTCGCGGCTGCGGGTCGAGGACGGCGCCCACGTCGAGGTCGGCGAGCAGCTCACCGAGGGTGCGGTGGACCCGCACGAGGTGCTGCGGATCATGGGCCCGCGCGAGGTGCAGCTGCACCTGGTGCGCGAGGTCCAGGAGGTCTACCGCAGCCAGGGCGTGTCGATCCACGACAAGCACATCGAGGTGATCATCCGCCAGATGCTGAAGCGGGTGACCATCATCGACTCGGGCGCCACGGAGTTCCTCCCCGGTGCGCTGGTCGAGCGGACGCTGTTCGAGACCGAGAACCGTCGGGTCGTCGCCGAGGGCAACGAGCCGGCCTCGGCGCGCCCGGTGCTCATGGGCATCACCAAGGCCTCGCTCGCGACCGAGTCGTGGCTGTCGGCCGCCTCCTTCCAGGAGACGACCAAGGTGCTCACCGACGCCGCCATCCAGGGCAAGAGCGACAGCCTGCTCGGCCT